A genomic segment from Nitrosopumilus sp. K4 encodes:
- the nadA gene encoding quinolinate synthase NadA, whose protein sequence is MLVQQASKLKEEILRLKKEKDVVILAHNYQIPEVQDVADFTGDSLGLSRQAATVDQKTILFCGVHFMAETAAIISPQKRVLIPDLEAGCSLSDSITVDELRNWKKQHPGAIAVGYVNTTAEIKSELDYCCTSSNAVNVVKAIPENKEILFLPDMFLGSYVAKVTGRKNMHIWAGECHVHAGITPEDVTKKLDSMKDAEFVIHPECSCTTPMMYDVADGSYDDRKVSILSTEGMLNHVKDSNAKNFVVATETGILYRMRQQNPEKNFIPASEKAECQYMKMITLDKVYDALVNEKNVVTVPKNIADKARLAIDRMLAIS, encoded by the coding sequence TAAAAAAAGAAAAAGATGTAGTGATTCTTGCACATAATTATCAAATTCCTGAAGTACAAGATGTGGCTGATTTTACGGGTGATTCGCTTGGACTATCAAGACAAGCCGCTACCGTTGATCAAAAAACAATCCTATTTTGTGGTGTTCATTTTATGGCCGAAACTGCAGCAATCATTAGTCCTCAAAAAAGAGTTTTAATTCCTGATCTGGAAGCAGGGTGCTCACTATCTGACTCCATCACTGTTGATGAATTACGAAATTGGAAAAAACAACATCCAGGTGCAATTGCAGTTGGATATGTTAACACTACTGCAGAAATAAAGTCTGAACTAGATTATTGCTGTACTTCCTCAAATGCTGTCAATGTAGTAAAGGCAATTCCTGAAAATAAGGAAATTTTATTTTTGCCTGACATGTTTTTGGGTTCTTATGTTGCAAAAGTGACTGGAAGAAAAAATATGCATATCTGGGCAGGTGAATGTCATGTACATGCAGGAATTACTCCAGAAGATGTAACTAAAAAATTAGATTCAATGAAAGATGCCGAATTTGTAATTCATCCTGAATGTAGTTGTACTACTCCTATGATGTATGATGTTGCAGATGGCAGCTATGATGATAGAAAGGTATCGATTCTTTCAACTGAGGGTATGCTTAATCATGTAAAGGATTCAAATGCAAAGAACTTTGTGGTTGCAACTGAAACAGGAATCTTGTATCGAATGAGACAACAAAATCCTGAAAAGAACTTTATTCCTGCATCCGAAAAGGCTGAATGTCAATACATGAAGATGATTACTCTCGATAAAGTATATGATGCATTAGTTAATGAAAAAAATGTAGTTACAGTACCAAAAAACATTGCTGATAAAGCTAGATTGGCAATTGATAGAATGCTTGCAATTAGTTAA